Genomic window (Polaromonas sp. JS666):
ATGGCGTGCACCGTGGCCACCAAGCCATGCTGGCATTGCTTAAAAATGAGGCCCAGCACCGCGGCGTGCCCAGTTGCGTGATGAGTTTTGAGCCCCATCCCCGCGACTATTTCGCCGCGGTCGCCCGCAAACCCGAACTTGCGCCCGCGCGCATTGCCACGCTGCGCGACAAGCTCACCGAACTGGCGCGCTGCGGCATTGACCAGTGCGTGGTGCTGTCTTTCAATGCCCGGCTGTCCTCGCAGGCCCCCGAGGCCTTTATCCAGGACGTGCTGGTGCAGGGCCTGGGGACAAAATACGTGCTGGTGGGCGATGATTTCCGCTTCGGCGCCAAACGCGCGGGCGACTACGCCATGCTGGATGCGGCGGGCGAGCGCCTGGGTTTTGACGTGGCCCGCATGAACAGCTATGAGGTGCATGGCACCCGGGTGTCCAGTTCTGCCGTGCGGGAAGCACTCGGAGAAGGCCGGATGGACCGGGTGGCCAGCCTGCTGGGCCGGCCTTACAGCATCTCGGGCCATGTGGTGCACGGCCGCAAACTGGGCCGCGACCTGGGTTTTCGCACGCTCAACCTGCGTTTTTCGCACTGGAAACCAGCCGCCAGCGGGATTTTTGCGGTCCATGTGCATGGCCTGGCCGACCAACCCCTGCCCGGTGTCGCCAACCTGGGCATCCGGCCTTCGATCGACCCCAACGACGCCAACGGCGGACGCGTCCTGCTCGAAACCTATTGCCTCGAATGGCCGGCCGGCCTGGGCGCGGAGGGGGCATACGGTAAAATCATCCGCGTGGAACTGCTACACAAACTGCACGATGAACTGAAATACGACAGTCTGGACAGCCTGCAAGCGGGCATTGCCAAAGACTGCGACGACGCGCGGGCATTTTTTGCCCAGGCTTTTTCGGCATCCATGCACACGGAAACCAGCCGCCAGACCACGCGAGACCGAATTTAGACGATCTCGTCGCCCCGGTCGCAGCCCTTCGACAGGCTCAGGGCGAGCGGCCCAGTATTCCTCCCTTTCCCCCCAACACAGCCGTTCGGGCTGAGCCTGTCGAAGCCTTTTCGAGCGACACCCATGCCTGACAACAAAACCGATTACCGCAGCACCCTGAACCTGCCCGACACCCCCTTTCCGATGCGCGGCGACCTGCCCAAGCGCGAGGCCGGCTGGGTGAAGGAATGGGACGACAAAGGCATTTACAAGAAACTGCGCGATGCACGCTGCGGTGCGCCGAAGTTCGTGCTGCATGACGGCCCGCCGTACGCCAACGGCAAGATCCACATCGGCCACGCCGTCAACAAGGTCCTGAAAGACATGATCGTCAAGGCGCGCCAGCTCAAGGGACTGGACGCCATCTATGTGCCGGGCTGGGACTGCCACGGCCTGCCGATCGAAAACGCGATTGAAAAACTGCACGGCCGCAACCTGCCGCGTGACGAGGTGCAAGCCAAATCGCGCGCCTTTGCCACCGAGCAGATCGCCGGCCAGATGGCCGACTTCAAGCGCCTGGGCGTGCTGGGTGAATGGGACAACCCCTACCGCACGATGGACCATGCCAACGAGGCCAACGAAATCCGTGCGCTCAAGCGCATCATGGAGCGT
Coding sequences:
- a CDS encoding bifunctional riboflavin kinase/FAD synthetase, coding for MKVFRGYHHPELAPGCALTIGNFDGVHRGHQAMLALLKNEAQHRGVPSCVMSFEPHPRDYFAAVARKPELAPARIATLRDKLTELARCGIDQCVVLSFNARLSSQAPEAFIQDVLVQGLGTKYVLVGDDFRFGAKRAGDYAMLDAAGERLGFDVARMNSYEVHGTRVSSSAVREALGEGRMDRVASLLGRPYSISGHVVHGRKLGRDLGFRTLNLRFSHWKPAASGIFAVHVHGLADQPLPGVANLGIRPSIDPNDANGGRVLLETYCLEWPAGLGAEGAYGKIIRVELLHKLHDELKYDSLDSLQAGIAKDCDDARAFFAQAFSASMHTETSRQTTRDRI